A single Deinococcus planocerae DNA region contains:
- a CDS encoding MBL fold metallo-hydrolase yields the protein MTASAPALIPVVGTLHALQVPIPYPMKTVTVLIDAPRGGPVTLIDTALDTPEARQAIEDGLAAFGLHWPDVERVIVTHHHPDHYGLAGVVEERSGAAVQMLDVEIGRGERYWHLWEEWLPGHIKHMQDHGLPPKLIETLEHDSRRGKARVHPASRVQPLREGQHVPLAGGEWEVLWLPGHADGHLGLWNEDEGTLIAGDAILPRISPNVGLYAYTRPDPLGDYLQTLGKLEALNPARAVVGHHGPVMEGVQARARELRGHHHERLDFIRAEAENEPRDAYRLSLAMFPRDLNTAGRRFALAETLAHAEHLHLLGQLARTWQGGAWVYHA from the coding sequence ATGACCGCCTCCGCCCCCGCCCTGATCCCCGTGGTCGGCACGCTGCACGCCCTCCAGGTGCCCATCCCCTACCCGATGAAGACCGTGACGGTATTAATCGATGCGCCGCGGGGGGGCCCCGTCACCCTGATCGACACGGCGCTCGACACGCCGGAAGCGCGGCAGGCCATCGAGGACGGGCTCGCCGCCTTCGGGCTGCACTGGCCCGACGTGGAGCGGGTGATCGTGACCCATCACCACCCCGACCACTACGGGCTGGCGGGCGTGGTCGAGGAACGCAGCGGCGCGGCGGTGCAGATGCTCGACGTGGAAATCGGGCGCGGCGAGCGGTACTGGCATCTGTGGGAGGAGTGGCTCCCCGGCCACATCAAGCACATGCAGGACCACGGCCTCCCCCCCAAGCTGATCGAGACGCTGGAGCACGACAGCCGCCGGGGCAAGGCGCGCGTCCACCCGGCGAGCCGCGTTCAACCCCTGCGCGAGGGCCAGCACGTCCCCCTGGCGGGCGGGGAGTGGGAGGTGCTGTGGCTCCCCGGCCACGCCGACGGGCACCTGGGGCTGTGGAACGAGGACGAGGGCACGCTCATCGCCGGGGACGCCATCCTGCCGCGCATCAGCCCGAATGTGGGCCTGTACGCCTACACGCGGCCCGATCCGCTCGGCGACTACCTTCAGACGCTCGGCAAGCTGGAGGCGCTCAACCCGGCACGGGCGGTCGTCGGGCACCACGGCCCCGTCATGGAGGGGGTGCAGGCCCGCGCCCGGGAATTGCGGGGACACCACCACGAGCGGCTGGACTTCATCCGCGCGGAGGCCGAGAACGAGCCGCGCGACGCCTACCGCCTCTCCCTCGCCATGTTCCCGCGCGACCTGAACACCGCCGGGCGCCGCTTCGCCCTCGCCGAGACGCTGGCGCACGCCGAACACCTGCACCTGCTGGGGCAACTGGCGCGGACGTGGCAGGGCGGGGCGTGGGTGTACCACGCGTAA
- a CDS encoding metallophosphoesterase family protein, whose amino-acid sequence MHVLVLSDTHGLLRPEVLALVREADAVLHAGDVGKVEVLTALREANPGPVHTVRGNVDRTPPLSELPETLLVELEGVGIYLLHDLNDLDLSPGAAGVQIVVSGHTHQPKVEERGGVTYLNPGSVGPRRFSLPVACAWVHLVRAGGIRVEPLTLDV is encoded by the coding sequence ATGCACGTCCTCGTCCTCTCCGACACCCACGGCCTGCTGCGCCCGGAGGTGCTGGCACTGGTGCGAGAGGCGGATGCCGTGCTGCACGCGGGCGACGTGGGGAAGGTGGAGGTGCTGACGGCCCTGCGGGAGGCGAACCCCGGTCCCGTCCACACCGTGCGCGGCAACGTGGACCGCACGCCGCCCCTGTCCGAGTTGCCGGAGACGCTGCTGGTCGAACTGGAGGGGGTGGGTATCTACCTGCTGCACGACCTGAACGACCTCGACCTCTCCCCCGGCGCGGCGGGCGTCCAGATCGTCGTCAGCGGGCACACCCACCAGCCGAAGGTGGAGGAGCGGGGCGGCGTGACGTACCTCAATCCCGGCTCGGTCGGCCCGCGCCGTTTCTCGCTGCCGGTGGCGTGCGCGTGGGTGCATCTGGTGAGGGCGGGTGGCATTCGAGTGGAGCCGTTGACGCTGGATGTTTGA